One genomic segment of Tubulanus polymorphus chromosome 4, tnTubPoly1.2, whole genome shotgun sequence includes these proteins:
- the LOC141903811 gene encoding acyl carrier protein, mitochondrial-like isoform X2: MAAILRALRAIQPAVNCAAVRSALPRIAAVAVQQQQNSKALQTNQNYSTIIRDNKLNRVVGSLLGVRNYSHVPLTLEMIRERVLLVLKLYDKVNPEKLTVDSHFINDLGLDSLDTVEVIMAMEDEFGFEIPDNDAERLLKPADVIQYIADKEDVYH; the protein is encoded by the exons ATGGCTGCCATTCTGCGTGCGTTACGTGCCATTCAACCGGCTGTAAATTGCGCTGCTGTTCGCAGTGCGCTGCCTAGAATTGCCGCTGTAGCTGTTCAACAGCAACAGAATAGTAAGGCACTTCAAACAAACCAAAATTATAGCACAATAATCCGTGACAATAAG CTGAATCGAGTTGTTGGTTCGCTGTTAGGTGTTCGAAATTACAGCCATGTTCCATTAACGTTAGAAATGATCAGAGAACGCGTTTTGCTTGTTCTGAAATTGTACGATAAAGTCAACCCCGAAAAG tTGACAGTTGACTCTCATTTTATCAACGATTTGGGCTTAGATAGTTTAGATACAGTGGAAGTGATAATGGCCATGGAAGACGAATTCG GATTTGAGATCCCGGATAATGACGCCGAACGTCTTCTAAAACCTGCCGATGTTATTCAGTATATAGCTGATAAAGAAGACGTATATCATTGA
- the LOC141903811 gene encoding uncharacterized protein LOC141903811 isoform X1 yields MAAILRALRAIQPAVNCAAVRSALPRIAAVAVQQQQNSKALQTNQNYSTIIRDNKPKLTIKSTTRRPYSSTASSKLTKSDIEKRVMKVVSDYDKIDSGKLNRVVGSLLGVRNYSHVPLTLEMIRERVLLVLKLYDKVNPEKLTVDSHFINDLGLDSLDTVEVIMAMEDEFGFEIPDNDAERLLKPADVIQYIADKEDVYH; encoded by the exons ATGGCTGCCATTCTGCGTGCGTTACGTGCCATTCAACCGGCTGTAAATTGCGCTGCTGTTCGCAGTGCGCTGCCTAGAATTGCCGCTGTAGCTGTTCAACAGCAACAGAATAGTAAGGCACTTCAAACAAACCAAAATTATAGCACAATAATCCGTGACAATAAG CCAAAGTTAACGATCAAATCAACAACGCGGCGGCCTTATAGTTCAACGGCGAGTTCAAAACTGACAAAATCTGATATCGAAAAACGAGTGATGAAAGTTGTCAGCGACTACGATAAAATTGATTCCGGAAag CTGAATCGAGTTGTTGGTTCGCTGTTAGGTGTTCGAAATTACAGCCATGTTCCATTAACGTTAGAAATGATCAGAGAACGCGTTTTGCTTGTTCTGAAATTGTACGATAAAGTCAACCCCGAAAAG tTGACAGTTGACTCTCATTTTATCAACGATTTGGGCTTAGATAGTTTAGATACAGTGGAAGTGATAATGGCCATGGAAGACGAATTCG GATTTGAGATCCCGGATAATGACGCCGAACGTCTTCTAAAACCTGCCGATGTTATTCAGTATATAGCTGATAAAGAAGACGTATATCATTGA